In Chroicocephalus ridibundus chromosome 4, bChrRid1.1, whole genome shotgun sequence, one genomic interval encodes:
- the LOC134514196 gene encoding proto-oncogene Mas-like, with protein sequence MPGWQGENLQKILSVALFVYDGHEEQQKAEQIKEREKAKDQEANFLAMALARFLPGRNRGRGGRRPAGTYYGPESLCHRLGSQDVTTLLNTSIVFAFTASVYLQTAFSAATSLSLLPPSRCPCHRSWRFPELLCALLWALSFLLTFTLYFCPAALSVFILSYLLSVLTLVLSGLTLLARVLCSSWQCPPRTLCVVVLLAVVFFPFFTADFCYWLLLRLFDFSVFVFNASLPLACVNSTINPVIYFLAGSCAEKFTLSVRVAFERTFEDLTEPQNRGETPRENTVEAAV encoded by the exons ATGCCCGGATGGCAGGGGGAGAATTTGCAGAAGATTTTGAGTGTTGCTTTGTTTGTATATGATGGGCATGAGGAACAGCAGAAAGCTGAGCagattaaagaaagagagaaagcgaAAGATCAGGAGGCAAATTTTCTGGCCATGGCTTTGGCAAGGTTCTTGCCAGGCAGAAACAGGGGCCGAGGGGGAAGAAGACCGG CGGGGACATATTACGGCCCAGAGAGCCTTTGTCacaggctgggctcacaggatgTGACAACTCTGTTGAACACGTCCATCGTCTTCGCTTTCACCGCCAGCGTCTACCTCCAGACGGCCTTCAGTGCCGCCACgtctctgtccctcctcccacCATCCCGCTGCCCCTGCCACCGCTCCTGGCGCTTCCCAGAGCTCCTGTgtgccctgctctgggccctctccttcctcctcaccttcACCCTCTACTTCTGCCCTGCGGCGCTCAGTGTCTTCATCCTGAGCTACCTCTTATCGGTGCTGACCCTGGTGTTGTCTGGTCTAACCCTGCTTGCCAGGGTCTTGTGCTCCTCATGGCAATGTCCCCCAAGGACGCTCTGCGTTGTGGTCCTGCTGGCTGTcgtcttcttccccttcttcacTGCTGATTTTTGTTACTGGCTCTTGCTAAGactgtttgatttttctgtgtttgtcttTAACGCCTCTCTCCCGTTGGCCTGCGTGAACAGCACCATCAACCCTGTTATTTACTTCTTGGCTGGGAGCTGTGCAGAGAAGTTCACACTCTCTGTTAGGGTTGCTTTCGAGAGGACTTTTGAAGACCTAACAGAGCCCCAAAATAGAGGCGAAACTCCCAGAGAAAACACAGTGGAAGCAGCTGTTTGA
- the LOC134514823 gene encoding proto-oncogene Mas-like, which produces MEEANIINLPLNYVDYVYADSQPVTKYWCIKQNYSALIIVAGFIGVSLCGLVGNMVVIWFLGFQMKKNPFTVYVLNLSIADFSLLLFILVILTLHIVSTVYVTSFFQHYLAYYILMVLFLFCYYASMYLLTAMSIERCASVLFPIWYRCHRPKHLSGIMCGILWALDGLFVSLAALSCNEKLNIDCEQLLKGLSIMNFLVFCLFPLLSNLSLFIRLRCGSQRRHPGKLYVAILLSVIFMIIFGFPPTVVIFIHLTYKNVFCLHVSYLLAPLNSSINPVIYFLVGSYRQRRFHQGSMKVALRRVFEEKATSEEESRVPEDATVETTV; this is translated from the coding sequence ATGGAGGAGGCCAACATAATAAATCTCCCTCTGAACTACGTGGATTATGTATATGCAGATTCTCAGCCAGTTACAAAATACTGGTGCATAAAACAGAATTACAGCGCATTGATAATTGTAGCTGGTTTTATCGGTGTTTCCCTGTGTGGACTTGTGGGGAATATGGTGGTCATATGGTTCCTGGGCTTCCAGATGAAGAAGAACCCCTTCACTGTCTATGTTCTTAACCTGTCCATTGCTGACTTCTCCCTGCTCCTGTTCATTTTGGTTATCCTTACATTACACATTGTTTCAACAGTCTATGTTACTTCCTTCTTTCAACATTATTTGGCATATTATATCCTGATGGTTCTGTTCCTGTTTTGCTATTATGCCAGCATGTATCTCCTGACAGCAATGAGCATAGAGAGGTGCGCCTCTGTTTTGTTCCCAATCTGGTACCGCTGTCATCGCCCAAAGCACCTGTCAGGCATCATGTGTGGGATACTCTGGGCTCTCGACggactttttgtttctttggctgCTTTGAGCTGTAATGAGAAGTTGAATATAGATTGTGAACAACTATTGAAAGGTTTAAGCATCATGAATTTTCTCGTTTTCTGTTTATTCCCACTCCTTTCCAACCTTTCCCTGTTCATCAGACTCCGATGTGGCTCACAGAGACGACACCCCGGGAAACTCTATGTTGCCATCCTCCTGAGTGTGATCTTCATGATCATATTCGGGTTTCCTCCCACTGTGGTGATTTTCATTCATCTTActtataaaaatgtgttttgcctTCACGTTTCTTACCTGCTGGCACCCTTGAACAGCAGCATCAACCCAGTCATTTACTTCTTGGTGGGGAGCTACCGGCAGCGCCGGTTCCACCAGGGCTCCATGAAAGTCGCCCTCCGCCGAGTGTTTGAAGAGAAAGCGACGAGTGAGGAGGAGAGCCGTGTGCCTGAGGACGCTACGGTGGAGACCACTGTCTAA